The genome window CTCTAATCATCTACATCAGCGAGATACAATTATTACGGACGAGATGAAACcaaaaaacaattaattaaaactgtataaaaataattacgtacgacgaaaaaataattaaataaactacaaaaaagattttaatattaGACGTACCATCGGTTCGaaaaaaattcatgaaaatcGTTAAATTTTTCAACGTTCAACAAAAGAACGCTTCCCCTTAAGTagatttacaaataattttcttattacatTAAATTCCCAAATAATTTATTGTACACAAGTAGTAAGTATAGCAAAATATTTTCTGCATAAAATTGCTCtctttttataaaagaatcttgtatttaaattttaaaatgctATGCCTTGGTTACCAGGAACGACGCAAACAACTCTGATGCCATACTTCTTCAACTCCACCCTAAGGGCAATGGCCCAGGCGCTAATAGCAGCCTTGGTTCCACTATAAACTGAAGCTCCTGGAATTGGCTGCGTCTTACAGTGGCTCGAGACTACAATAATCCGACTATAATGGGCGCGGATAATCGGCATCAATTCTTGTGTGACTACCAGAGCACCGAGAAAGTTAACTTCCAACTGATTCTTAAGCTGCCCATACGTTTGCCATTCGAATTCGCCGAAGACCATCACGGCTGCGTTATTGATTACACATCGTAACACTGGAATCGATATTCTATTATATAGGTATACtcgtttcatttgtttttttcttttaaaccaGTTAACATTCTTCCAAAATTTACCCAAATTCATTCGAATGCTCTATTAACAATTTGTATGATTATATCTTTCTTAGACTATGGTTATAAATTACCCATATTAGTGACAATGGTTACCTGAGATCCGTGAAACGAAACAAGTGACACAAGATATGGTTAGTATTTCAGCTGTTATATGAGCCGCTCAAAAGCAGAAAGCAGAAAAGGAAAGTAATGATATTAAAAGTTCTATATTTTAGCTTACCTTGCAATTTTCTAGTATTTATATTATCTCCTTATAATAAATAAGCTCATAGCAGTGAGTAAACTGTTCTTTAAAAATTGGATACCAATCTTATATTTTGGTAtgtaatgaaaataagaaattgatAAGTTGTACTGAGAGACTCATATATTCATATCAGAGCGAGAAATATGCAGTGTGAGTGAGATAGAGAGAATGGCTCGTCTGATGATTCATTAGTACAAGTACATACATTTCTAGCATTTTCATGTCTAGAATTGACCCTACAAATATTTCACACGTATTTTATAGTACCCTGTATAGATTTTTATGAGTGTATACATCTCAGTGATTAGATGTATCATCTGTTGGACCATGTTAGTATGCACATTCATTGTAATCATAGACTTGATCGTGCTAAGTAATTTACCTAATTTCTTTTCCGCTATAGTACGACGAACGGAATCCGTGAAACCTGTAGTGCTATTCGGTTCCATGAGATCTAAAGGGAAAACAATTACCCCTTCATCCTCTAGTTTTTGAACCGCGGGAGATTCCATTTGCAATACACCCGCTATTACAGTTGCCCCCAGTTGTCGGCAATGTAGAGCCAGACTGTATCCTAATCCTGAACCGCAGCCAGTTATGACAACCACATCTTTCGAGGTCAGTTCGTCTCGAGATTTTAGATGACAATATAGGTAAGAAACACCTGAAAGATTATTCGAAAAATCCTTTTCCACATCTTAATAACGTATGTTATTAACACGTTCCGTGTTGGACCGATTTTTGGTTACTTTCCGTTCAGGCTGCGTGGGGCGTACACGctctacgttattacgattaataGTTTTGCTTCTGATAGATTTACTTATACCTCACAATTTTTTGCATATATTTAAATAGTGCAAACAACATAACTATAAAGAAAAGGATGTGTTGTTTAAGATGTATTAGACATCAAAGcactaaatttaatttttaatcgtttgAATCCCAAGCAGCGCAATCGCGCTGTTCAAattttgtgtcgaaaagtcccagtacatttgaacatAACGGTactgacggtattttgtatttcattgttatcttctcaataatttttattgaacaaaatttgaaatatttataaactaatagtacgcatatatagtaatatagatatattccataaaaataaaaaatatgacgagcgctattgcGCCGCTtttttctcttcgcaatcgattaagacaagCGCTACCGCACTGTTTGGGACTTTTCGACTCTATTTTTTTAGAGACTCCTGACATTCAAACGGTTAAGGAACTCTTTTAACAAACACATAGTTGAAGATTTACTCTACCCTAAAATTCCAAATGGCTGAAACGGAAGTATGCGCCCCACGCGGCACGGAGCGCgtgaatttataatttgatagagatagtgttacatttttttattaaaattttacaataatttttaatttgctatttgaatatatttaaccAGACTAAACTAATGAAACAATTAGATAACAAAGTATCGTAGTTATATTGAATCATTGATCTTCCCGCTGATGTCGCATTTTGATAGACCCAGCCTACCAATCAATAGGAAGGAAGATAAAATGTGCGTTTATGTATGTATAGTCAGAGAGGACTTCCTCTCTGATATATTTAAATGGATGCGTTTAATTCACAATTCAAAGATATATTCGATACGATATTCATTATACTAATATATCTTATCAtgatttaaaattcatttggttttttttgttttgtttatcTGCTTCGTATAAAAAATTTGTGTACTATCAATAAAagctaattaattataataaatattatgttcTTACCGATACCACACAAGGACACCGTTGGAACCAAGTACTTATGTCCCTTGTTCCATAAATAATAAAGGCCTATCGAAGTCGCTACATCTGCTAGGAATATCCCAGAGTACCTCTTGATATATCCAAATAATcccattttaaaattaatacggTATCAAATTTACAGATATTTCACCTCTCAGGTGGCACTGTTCGGATAAGTTAATTCTATGTCTTTCTATACTTtatttgtatgtataaaattcttgtaaaaagatagagaaaaaagaaagactaCGGATATAATACACTTCACACAGTAAAAAGAAGCAGATAAAATTTTGATATGATatacgtgaaatatttatacatataatactagGATCAAGGTTCTGATTTTATGAATTATGACAGTATAACTGTTTATTAATAAGAATGTACTTGTAATTAATGTCTCTTTAATTAATGTCTCTAGTAATTAATATATGAATTCACAATATGGAAATCACCATAGAATCACTTAGATCACTACGTATAAGCAGTAAGAATCAGAAGGATGAATAAAAACACACAAGGAGACGAAGCGGTGATATTCTCGTCTTGATTACAAATGGCTGCTATGAGACGCgtgcagaaagaaagaaacctaAATATCCCCACTCTTTCATAATGCTTCACGATGAGTCCTCTCAAAATTCCAACGGTAATACGCCATGTAATACACAAAATGTGTATAACTCaaaaacaaagtaaaatttaaCGATCATATAAGcatgatataatatttctatttattacaaaagtaaaggttttcttttctttttctataaacTAGTTTCTTTTAGTATAAAATTGATTCGATATGCCAGAGTTTGATCTGTTAAGAGGTGTTAATATTTCATGAACGAATATTTCTCTCGGTTCGGTTGCCAGACTCTGATTTGAATTGTAAACATGTACACAATGTATGAATAAATGGAATACGATGAAGTTTCTAAATGCTACTACCACAGTCCTATATTGTTAGTGTTACTAAGCACAACTTAAAAGATTTGCTTTTTAACGTATACACATTCCCGGTCTTTCGATCGAAAAAATGTTGGAAACAATACTACAAAATCGACGTTTTAAATAAACTATAATAccgttttaaaataaacataacAACATAAACAACAAAGTAGCGCGTTTCTAATTAATGTCACTCCTATGACAGTTACAAAATCTTGTCTGCACATAGTTCGTTCCTATTATTAGCGGAAATGATATTGGCaacgttcttttctttctttcgtttaattttgCATATGATAGTATAAAAAACTCTTTCGTATAATCATTACACAAAATTTCTTGTAAATTTATAAGTCTTTACAGAGTGAAATATACAGCTTAATA of Bombus terrestris chromosome 5, iyBomTerr1.2, whole genome shotgun sequence contains these proteins:
- the LOC100645241 gene encoding estradiol 17-beta-dehydrogenase 2 isoform X1; amino-acid sequence: MGLFGYIKRYSGIFLADVATSIGLYYLWNKGHKYLVPTVSLCGIGVSYLYCHLKSRDELTSKDVVVITGCGSGLGYSLALHCRQLGATVIAGVLQMESPAVQKLEDEGVIVFPLDLMEPNSTTGFTDSVRRTIAEKKLVLRCVINNAAVMVFGEFEWQTYGQLKNQLEVNFLGALVVTQELMPIIRAHYSRIIVVSSHCKTQPIPGASVYSGTKAAISAWAIALRVELKKYGIRVVCVVPGNQGSFIRESNIFTRQADHFEAMKWVMLKETQNFYGDYLYRYMKYFTSLVKNTTVQTIRDGRIYEIFEGAILDRYPSATYKNESWRYAIYHTLFTITPTFLRDRLVERFVHAPAWTKEDAKKSVSFAQNAMDGLYDRYSERAV
- the LOC100645241 gene encoding estradiol 17-beta-dehydrogenase 2 isoform X2 is translated as MGLFGYIKRYSGIFLADVATSIGLYYLWNKGHKYLVPTVSLCGIGVSYLYCHLKSRDELTSKDVVVITGCGSGLGYSLALHCRQLGATVIAGVLQMESPAVQKLEDEGVIVFPLDLMEPNSTTGFTDSVRRTIAEKKLVLRCVINNAAVMVFGEFEWQTYGQLKNQLEVNFLGALVVTQELMPIIRAHYSRIIVVSSHCKTQPIPGASVYSGTKAAISAWAIALRVELKKYGIRVVCVVPGSFIRESNIFTRQADHFEAMKWVMLKETQNFYGDYLYRYMKYFTSLVKNTTVQTIRDGRIYEIFEGAILDRYPSATYKNESWRYAIYHTLFTITPTFLRDRLVERFVHAPAWTKEDAKKSVSFAQNAMDGLYDRYSERAV